From the Anopheles stephensi strain Indian chromosome X, UCI_ANSTEP_V1.0, whole genome shotgun sequence genome, the window AAGTTGGTAGCCGCACCgccggcggccaccggcgacATAAGCGTATTGGTGGTGTTCCCAGCGCCACCATTCGGTCCTGCGTTCACTCCAAGAAATACTGATTTCAACGATCCACTAGCGCTGGAGGTGGACGTCGTCGTCTGCTGCTGCGATTgctgcgactgctgctgctgttgttgctgctggggcGATAAAGGTGGTTGAGATTGTATCGGTGTTGACGGTGCCTGAATGTTGCCCGCCGGTGATGAAACCGCCAACGACGGCTGGGCCGGAGATTGCGGTGAGCTGCTTACCAGCGGCGTCTGTTGCTGTTTCTGCGTGGTTGATATTGCTGTCGTTACGGAGGTAGCGGCCGCCGTTGTGCTGAGCAGCAGGACACCGGCGGCCGGAATCTTGGCAGAGGCGGTCGGCAACAGTGGCTTATTGCTTATACCGGCCGTCTGCGGTGAGGCGGACGGCTGTGGTGGCTGCTGTTGCGATccttgatgttgctgttgctgctgtggagACGCCGCTGCCTGGTGGCCACCACCAACGATCGGTGTCAAATGCGTACCCAATGGTCCATTCGATACCTGGAAACGAGAAAACGAGGCAAAACAGTGAGTTTTATTCAAAAGAACTACTGCAAGGGAAGAAACTACATACTAGAGATGTTTATACAACACATGACAATTGCAGAGAACTTTCACTCTTGATCATCGTCATAGTAACATACGCACTCTTCACCATGTACTGCAACTAAGATACTCAGAAAGCCACCACAAACCCAAGAAGTTCAAGAGAGCAATCAAAGGACGTCACTGCATCACTACAACTAACGGTTTTGACTTGCAGGCAGTTGTCCGAATGTATAGAGTGATGTATCATTGAACTGTTGGGGGGTTCGACAATCGACATTGGGCTCATGCCATGCTATCTAGAAGCCCGAAACCCAATTATCTCTTTCACCTAGAATTTTGGAAGCATCAACTGTCATGACTTCCAAAACGAAGGCTTATTTGGATGTGTGATATTGGTCTTTAACGACTTTTAGATGTTTCTGACACATCTCATTGGTAATAGATCCAACAGGTCCGCTGGGAACTGCTAATCATTAAACACGACATTCCTTACATCTTAAAGCTTTATCAATGTGGATCTCAGAGAAATTCCACAATTGGACAAATGtggtttcttatttttctttggctctacaacatCCAGAGGTCTTGGGCTGCCAATCCTAGCTTCCATGACTTAATTATACCTGAAGCAGGATAGTTTGCCCTGCGTCTGGAGGGGTTAACAGGTCCTGTCGTGAGCAGTCCGCCCTTGTCTATCACCTCGTAGGCAGCTGAGACATACGCTCTTTAATTAGTTCGTGATATACTGGCacctcccacacacacgcacatctaCGCACAAATCATGAATAGTGTAACCATCAGTCACATTTAATCTGTAAACAGTCTCGTTATAACAACATACTCTAACAACAgcgacaacaaacaaacaaacaaaactacacAGGCTGAAACAGAGACTACAAACAAAACTCGGCTGTCACCCTGCAAACGTATCATTAAGCAAATCATTACTTCAaaccgttctttttttttctaacacgCCTTTTAACTGGCTACCAATCTTTCAAAGTGCACTTCCACACTCATCATTCCCGCTTGTCAAATCGCATTGTTAGCGATTGGCTGATGGCGGATGACGGGGTGATCGCGGAGCACACACATGTCAACACATATACATTGCAGTACAgcacagaagaagaacaacaagCGGAAGAAGCAAACTGAACGCACCGAGGCACAGACTAACCGTGATGAATGCCACGGTTCGGTCGAACAAACCGTCGTGTGGTGTCGTTGTCGTTGGCTACAAATCTTGTCCCAACAGCCGCCAGCGACACCTCCCAACGGTCGCCGTGCAGCGGACAGACGCACACAGCAGAGCCCCAAACAAACTGGCTCCTCTGGTTGCTCATAATTAAAACTGTCATCTGTCAGTGCTCGTGCTCGAGAAACCAAAACTCGCAAACGAGTCTCCGTAGCCGGGAGCGACTGTGGGAGGCGCGGCAGTGTTGGTGCGAATGTGCGGCTCCATTCCAACACCTACCCACCACCATTCCCAccatcctcttcctcctccgcTTACGTCTGGTCGGTTGGAACGCGCGCGACCTGGTGATTTGTAGCAGTAGCTTGCTGATGTGTAGTGAGTTTGTTAAACATAGGCGTGAGCAACAAATTAGCTAACCACATACTACCGTCACCTCTCTCGACGGACAGATTGCCTATCCTTTAGCTTGTACAGGGATATGGTTGCAGttgttgattgtgtgtgtgtgtgtgtgtgtgagagagagggtttttttttgttacttcttcTAGTTACCGCTGTCATACGGGTGTTGCAGTTGCAAATGAGTAGACACCGTCTTTCGCCATTTATTATAACGTTCGCCGTGTGTATGGCGGACTTCTCGGATATTCTTTATGGGTGCGCGTTATAGGAAGATTAGACGTTGGAATGTCCTTACAATCAAGGTGGAACAGATTCGCCGATGGTCTAATGGATGTCCATGGTCGCATACTATATCTAAGCTCTCGAATTAAGGTTTTATTCTAATGCAAGATGAATTTTTACTATGTTGAATACGTACATCACCAATATCAAGCCCTCAATGCGAGAGCGAGTACTTGCAATGGTGATCACCTTCATCAACCCTCCGCCACCCAACTACGCAGATTTAATGGGACAACCTACTAAGCTTTAAGATACTGCTTAATAGCCCCTTCTTAACATATAAACGGTCATTAATTTTTGACCGAGAATATGCGAACGCACCAAACCGGGCGAACGGGAGATGCGAGAGAAATAGGGCAAGTGGTCATAAATTCCATCACGACCGGGCACGGGACCTGTGGCCGCGCCGTATAATAATCTATGCACGACCTCCGCCATTCGTTTGCACCGAGTGCGTGTTAATCGCTCAAATGCTAAATTATACCAATTGCGTGAAGTAATCCCCACCGGATCGTAAATTGAGATCTTAGTTTACGCTCAAGTTTGgagttccacacacacacacacacacacacacacacacacacacacacacatacacttctCGACGATCCACTCTACCGAGATCTCACTACCGATTAAGAATGAAACTGCGGTGCTTCCCTCAAACGAGCGTGTCTGGTGGTGCGGTGCGCAGTTGCACAGTGATGTAATTTGCACCTTTTCGAGATaacccagccagccagaccGGGGGGATATGATCGGTGTTGTAGACAGAGCACCGGAATACGCAAACACAACACATGAATGCGAAAGATACACGTCATAAATCTGCTTCTGTCACTACTGCGCATTCCCACTTGCTAGCCGCAGAAGAGACTACAGAGCAGCAGTAAGAAGCAGTGATGGCATATATCTTCGAATTACACACTACAAACACTCAGTTTCGCATTAGGATACACTCATCTGACGTTAGGGGCTGTTGGCAGATCACTACAAAGATTATAAGCGTAAATGGGATTTTCAAGAGTCCCTCTCTTGAGGTTAGAAGTAACAGTGTGTACCTTGTACCTTGTGTAAAGTACTTCTGAAATATTCTTCATCTCTTCCtgtagagagaaagagaaaaagagagagagagagagagagagagagaaaagtggTCGCTACCGTGCTCCAATCATGTATTTCCATATAATGCACTAGTTTCTTCCGACTGGTTATGCTTGAGACACGCCAAGCAAGACAACGGAAGATCTTGTTAGAGTTCGCTGGAAAATGGAGGTCTTCTCATCCTGCACGCCCGTCAGTGATTTCTATCGTAAAACACGTTTTCATCACGGAAGTCTACTTTCATTTGTTTGAAGGATCGGCAAGAAGTTCAACCGCATACATCCTTTTGGACTTGGGACATCTTACTTTTGGGACTTGCTTCAGAACATTTCTCGCCTATCTCTGATGTCAGGCAATAGCGATGGCATGCTAttcaaaattgaaataattttaacgAGCTACTTTACAATGTAGCATAACTCTCTGCTAGATGGGACTCTCTGCTAGATGGGACTCTCTGCTAGATGATATTCTTCCAACTACTTCATCAAGAGTGTTCCTCGAAGCACAATTAACGATGACGTGACGCTCTTTTTGGCAATAAAGGCACAGAGA encodes:
- the LOC118511938 gene encoding uncharacterized protein LOC118511938; translation: MPRFGRTNRRVVSLSLATNLVPTAASDTSQRSPCSGQTHTAEPQTNWLLWLLIIKTVICQCSCSRNQNSQTSLRSRERLWEARQCWCECAAPFQHLPTTIPTILFLLRLRLVGWNARDLVICSSSLLMCTIRPDHTVLPFSERIDIRELAHVMTTSSGHSARNGKAHRDHRHQIGPSPVAATAARTLLPPAGSRDTPGPAGGVQRLQND